Proteins encoded within one genomic window of Kibdelosporangium phytohabitans:
- a CDS encoding NAD-glutamate dehydrogenase, whose translation MTSTGVQSHPNTVAGKAVTPASPEQIRDELVASAAGSAPEIADLIRLYYRYVPPEEVIDFDPADLVGAVRAHLDLAAQRVPGRPVIRPINPTAETDGWSTTATVIQIVTDDMPYLVESVSAELVRSGVQVQRVVHPIVVVRRDVAGALREVLPTADPGAPPADALAESWMYIEIDLVTDPDRGRAIANGLDSVLNDVREVVEDAAKMSGQARHLADQLEADPPPLERTDVQDGIDLLRWLADGHFTFLGYRQYELVHGDGDPALKAVLASGLGVLRQDSLAARSLTAGPDSIVANALAPKLLVLTEASAPSTVHRSVYPYYVGVKTFDENGQVTGEHRFLGVFTTTALHENVLDIPVVERRVREVIHEAGFPLESYSGQRMLEVIQNWPRAELFSSTAESLYATATGVIALADRRRLRLFLRRDPYGRFYSCFVFLPRDRYTTTTRLAMQEVLLEELNGANLEYNARIGEFSLAQVYFTVHTDPQQQIEPDVQRIQERLTLAIRSWEDRMAEAVVAEQREKTGNGTTGVLSIGSESASQQGQRLAHVFPEAYKEDFTATEALRDLRRLQALGNVGDMDIQFYVPEDAKPGERRFKLFLCGDGLTLSQVLPVLTAMGVEVIDERPYELRSDGDVAWWVYDFGLRIDPSVLEHRSDEDVAAAKTLFQEAFAAVWRGDAEVDRFNALVLRAGVSWRQATILRAYSRYLRQASTPYSQEYIEDTVLKHTEVATALVKLFETRFDIGTDEQTRLSSLKAQVEEIAGMIDEVTSLDEDRILRSILTLINATLRTNYAVSDAEGNSRQYLALKLDPRAVPELPQPRPRFEIFVYSPRVEGVHLRFGSVARGGLRWSDRREDFRTEILGLVKAQAVKNAVIVPVGAKGGFVVKRPPAPTGDPGLDRQAQLNEGIACYRMFISGLLDLTDNLEAGKTIPAPQVVRYDGDDSYLVVAADKGTATFSDIANEVAGDYGFWLGDAFASGGSVGYDHKAMGITARGAWESVKRHFRELGVDTQTEDFTVVGIGDMSGDVFGNGMLLSEHIRLVAAFDHRHIFIDPNPDAATSYAERRRMFDLPRSSWDDYDRSLISKGGGIWPRSAKSIPLSDEVVAALSLPEGTAKLSPFELMKAILLAEVDLLWNGGIGTYVKASTESHAEVGDKANDSLRVNGADLRVKVVGEGGNLGLTQRGRIEFDRLGRGGEGGKVNTDALDNSAGVDCSDHEVNIKIMLDHLLTGGQLTGAQRNELLAEMTDEVSGLVLADNYRQNAMMGVSRAHAKPMLSVHARLVAALDLDRELEALPTKQKFREMEKIGQGLTSPELATLLAHVKLNLKEQLLASELPSQGVFAARLPEYFPSQLRERFGDAIAAHPLSREITTTLLANEVIDGAGITYPFRLAEEINASATDAVRAFAVVTKVYDLPEIWREIDALDNRVPTEIADHMVLETRRLLDRASRWLLSNRPQPLAVGAEINRFAKVVRVIAPKVGDLLRGEAKQTVERDTAWLVDNGVPEALARRIAALLDAYGLLDVIEVAELAEREAGLDMERSPLETAELYYAMADHLNVDQVLTFISGLERGNRWHALARLSLRDDVYSSLRSITLDALQHSDPGQSAQQKIENWEKANASRLARARTALDELRQSAARMDLAMLSVAARQIRSMIR comes from the coding sequence ATGACCTCGACTGGAGTCCAGTCCCATCCGAACACCGTCGCGGGGAAGGCCGTCACTCCCGCCAGCCCTGAGCAGATCAGGGACGAGCTCGTGGCCAGCGCCGCGGGATCGGCCCCGGAGATCGCCGATCTGATCCGGCTCTACTACCGCTACGTGCCGCCGGAGGAAGTCATCGACTTCGATCCGGCCGACCTGGTCGGTGCCGTGCGCGCGCACCTCGACCTGGCCGCGCAGCGGGTGCCCGGCCGCCCGGTGATCCGCCCGATCAACCCGACGGCCGAGACGGACGGCTGGTCCACCACCGCGACCGTCATCCAGATCGTCACGGACGACATGCCGTACCTCGTCGAAAGCGTCAGCGCCGAGCTGGTCCGCAGCGGCGTGCAGGTTCAGCGCGTCGTGCACCCCATCGTCGTGGTGCGCAGGGACGTCGCTGGTGCGCTGCGTGAGGTCCTGCCGACCGCCGACCCTGGTGCCCCGCCCGCGGACGCGCTGGCCGAGTCGTGGATGTACATCGAGATCGACCTGGTCACCGACCCCGACCGGGGCCGGGCCATCGCCAACGGTCTCGACTCGGTGCTCAACGACGTCCGTGAGGTCGTCGAGGACGCCGCCAAGATGAGCGGCCAGGCCCGGCACCTCGCCGACCAGCTGGAAGCCGACCCGCCGCCGCTGGAGCGCACGGACGTGCAGGACGGCATCGACCTGCTGCGCTGGCTCGCCGACGGGCATTTCACCTTCCTGGGTTACCGCCAGTACGAGCTCGTGCACGGCGACGGCGACCCCGCGCTGAAAGCGGTGCTGGCCTCGGGTCTCGGTGTGCTGCGGCAGGACAGCCTGGCCGCGCGCAGCCTGACCGCGGGCCCCGACTCGATCGTGGCGAACGCGCTGGCGCCGAAGCTGCTCGTGCTCACCGAGGCGAGCGCACCGTCCACTGTGCATCGTTCGGTGTACCCGTACTACGTCGGTGTGAAGACGTTCGACGAGAACGGCCAGGTCACCGGCGAGCACCGGTTCCTCGGTGTGTTCACCACGACCGCGTTGCACGAGAACGTGCTGGACATCCCGGTCGTCGAGCGCCGGGTGCGCGAGGTGATCCACGAGGCCGGTTTCCCGCTGGAGTCGTACTCCGGCCAGCGGATGCTCGAGGTGATCCAGAACTGGCCGCGGGCCGAGCTGTTCTCCTCCACCGCGGAATCGTTGTACGCCACCGCGACCGGCGTGATCGCGCTGGCCGACCGGCGCAGGCTGCGGCTGTTCCTGCGCCGCGACCCGTACGGCCGGTTCTACTCGTGCTTCGTGTTCCTGCCGCGTGACCGGTACACCACGACCACCCGGCTGGCCATGCAGGAAGTCCTGCTGGAGGAGCTCAACGGCGCCAACCTGGAGTACAACGCGCGCATCGGCGAGTTCTCGCTGGCGCAGGTGTACTTCACCGTGCACACCGATCCGCAGCAGCAGATCGAGCCGGACGTGCAGCGCATCCAGGAGCGGCTGACGCTGGCCATCCGCAGCTGGGAGGACCGGATGGCCGAGGCCGTGGTCGCCGAGCAGCGGGAGAAGACCGGCAACGGCACCACCGGCGTGCTGTCGATCGGCTCGGAGTCCGCCTCGCAGCAGGGGCAGCGCCTGGCGCACGTGTTCCCGGAGGCCTACAAGGAGGACTTCACCGCCACCGAGGCGTTGCGGGACCTGCGCAGGCTCCAGGCGCTGGGCAACGTCGGCGACATGGACATCCAGTTCTACGTCCCCGAGGACGCCAAGCCGGGGGAGCGGCGGTTCAAGCTGTTCCTCTGCGGTGACGGCCTCACCCTGTCGCAGGTGCTGCCCGTGCTCACGGCGATGGGCGTCGAGGTGATCGACGAGCGCCCGTATGAGCTGCGCAGCGACGGCGACGTGGCCTGGTGGGTGTACGACTTCGGTCTGCGGATCGACCCGTCGGTGCTGGAGCACCGCTCCGACGAGGACGTGGCGGCTGCGAAAACCCTGTTCCAGGAGGCGTTCGCGGCGGTGTGGCGCGGCGACGCCGAGGTCGACCGGTTCAACGCGCTGGTGCTGCGTGCGGGCGTCAGCTGGCGGCAGGCCACGATCCTGCGCGCCTACTCGCGGTACCTGCGGCAGGCCAGCACGCCCTACAGCCAGGAGTACATCGAGGACACCGTCCTCAAGCACACCGAGGTCGCCACGGCGCTGGTGAAGCTGTTCGAGACCCGGTTCGACATCGGCACCGACGAGCAGACCCGCCTGTCGAGCCTCAAGGCGCAGGTCGAGGAGATCGCCGGGATGATCGACGAGGTCACCAGCCTCGACGAGGACCGGATCCTGCGCAGCATCCTGACGCTGATCAACGCGACGCTGCGGACCAACTACGCGGTCAGCGACGCCGAGGGCAACTCGCGCCAGTACCTGGCGTTGAAGCTGGACCCGCGTGCGGTGCCGGAGCTGCCGCAGCCGCGGCCCCGGTTCGAGATCTTCGTGTACTCGCCGCGGGTGGAGGGCGTGCACCTGCGGTTCGGGTCGGTGGCGCGCGGTGGCCTCAGGTGGTCCGACCGCCGCGAGGACTTCCGCACCGAGATCCTCGGCCTGGTCAAGGCGCAGGCGGTGAAGAACGCCGTGATCGTGCCGGTCGGCGCGAAGGGCGGGTTCGTGGTCAAACGGCCGCCGGCGCCGACCGGTGACCCCGGTCTGGACCGCCAGGCGCAGCTCAACGAGGGCATCGCCTGCTACCGGATGTTCATCTCCGGCCTGCTGGACCTGACCGACAACCTCGAAGCGGGCAAGACCATCCCCGCGCCGCAGGTGGTGCGCTACGACGGCGACGACAGCTACCTGGTGGTCGCGGCGGACAAGGGCACGGCGACGTTCTCCGACATCGCCAACGAGGTCGCGGGCGACTACGGCTTCTGGCTCGGCGACGCGTTCGCCTCCGGCGGTTCGGTCGGCTACGACCACAAGGCCATGGGCATCACCGCGCGCGGCGCGTGGGAGAGCGTGAAGCGCCACTTCCGCGAGCTCGGCGTGGACACGCAGACCGAGGACTTCACGGTCGTCGGCATCGGTGACATGTCCGGTGACGTGTTCGGCAACGGCATGCTGCTGTCCGAGCACATCCGCCTGGTCGCCGCGTTCGACCACCGGCACATCTTCATCGACCCGAACCCGGACGCGGCCACGTCGTACGCCGAGCGGCGCCGCATGTTCGACCTGCCGCGGTCGTCGTGGGACGACTACGACCGGTCGCTGATCAGCAAGGGCGGCGGCATCTGGCCGCGGTCGGCGAAGTCGATCCCGCTGTCCGACGAGGTCGTCGCCGCGTTGAGCCTGCCGGAAGGCACCGCGAAGCTCTCGCCGTTCGAGCTGATGAAGGCGATCCTGCTGGCCGAGGTGGACCTGCTGTGGAACGGCGGCATCGGCACGTACGTCAAGGCGTCCACCGAGTCGCACGCCGAGGTCGGCGACAAGGCCAACGACTCGCTCCGCGTGAACGGCGCCGACCTGCGGGTGAAGGTCGTCGGCGAGGGTGGCAACCTCGGCCTGACCCAGCGCGGCCGGATCGAGTTCGACCGGCTCGGCCGCGGCGGCGAAGGCGGCAAGGTCAACACCGACGCGCTGGACAACTCCGCCGGTGTGGACTGCTCCGACCACGAGGTCAACATCAAGATCATGCTCGACCACCTGCTCACGGGCGGGCAGCTGACCGGGGCGCAGCGCAACGAGCTGCTGGCCGAGATGACCGACGAGGTCTCCGGCCTGGTACTGGCCGACAACTACCGGCAGAACGCGATGATGGGCGTCAGCCGGGCGCACGCCAAGCCGATGCTGTCGGTGCACGCCCGCCTGGTCGCCGCGCTGGACCTGGACCGCGAGCTGGAGGCGTTGCCGACCAAGCAGAAGTTCCGCGAGATGGAGAAGATCGGCCAGGGCCTGACCTCTCCCGAGCTGGCGACGCTGCTCGCGCACGTCAAGCTGAACCTCAAGGAGCAGCTGCTGGCCAGCGAACTGCCCAGCCAGGGCGTGTTCGCCGCGCGGCTGCCGGAGTACTTCCCGAGCCAGCTGCGGGAGCGGTTCGGCGACGCGATCGCCGCGCACCCGCTCAGCCGGGAGATCACCACGACGTTGCTGGCCAACGAGGTCATCGACGGGGCGGGCATCACGTACCCGTTCCGGCTGGCCGAGGAGATCAACGCGTCGGCGACCGACGCGGTGCGCGCGTTCGCGGTCGTGACGAAGGTCTACGACCTGCCGGAGATCTGGCGGGAGATCGACGCGCTGGACAACCGGGTGCCGACCGAGATCGCCGACCACATGGTCCTGGAGACCCGGCGGCTGCTGGACCGCGCGTCGCGCTGGTTGCTGTCCAACCGGCCGCAGCCGCTCGCGGTCGGCGCGGAGATCAACCGGTTCGCCAAGGTCGTCAGGGTGATCGCGCCCAAAGTCGGTGACCTGCTGCGCGGCGAGGCCAAGCAGACGGTCGAGCGTGACACGGCGTGGCTGGTCGACAACGGTGTGCCGGAGGCGCTGGCCAGGCGGATCGCGGCGCTGCTGGACGCGTACGGCCTGCTGGACGTGATCGAGGTGGCCGAGCTCGCCGAACGCGAGGCCGGTCTGGACATGGAACGCAGCCCGCTGGAGACCGCGGAGCTGTACTACGCCATGGCCGACCACCTCAACGTGGACCAAGTGCTGACGTTCATCAGTGGCCTGGAGCGGGGCAACCGCTGGCATGCTTTGGCACGGCTGTCGTTGCGTGACGACGTGTACTCGTCGTTGCGGTCGATCACGCTGGACGCGTTGCAGCACAGCGACCCCGGTCAGAGTGCGCAGCAGAAGATCGAGAACTGGGAGAAGGCGAACGCGTCGCGGCTGGCGCGCGCCCGCACAGCGCTCGACGAGCTGCGGCAGTCCGCCGCGCGGATGGACCTCGCCATGTTGTCCGTGGCGGCACGCCAGATCCGCAGCATGATCCGCTGA
- a CDS encoding acyl-CoA thioesterase, with protein MGVFYATVWPRWSDMDSYRHVNHAQTITLLEEARLQLLYGEGARHGADLVDGGLVVARLEAVYQAPLFVNGNPFRVGMSISRLRVADFTIHQEVHCGPSEGDRVGVVADVTLAPYDLENERPRRLTTAERDFLASWRSGGDEGV; from the coding sequence GTGGGCGTCTTCTACGCGACAGTGTGGCCGCGCTGGTCCGACATGGATTCGTACCGGCACGTCAACCACGCGCAGACGATCACGCTGCTCGAGGAGGCACGGCTGCAGCTGTTGTACGGCGAAGGCGCCCGGCACGGCGCGGACCTGGTGGACGGCGGCCTGGTGGTCGCCCGGCTGGAAGCGGTGTACCAGGCGCCGCTTTTCGTCAACGGCAACCCGTTCCGGGTGGGCATGTCGATCAGCCGGTTGCGGGTCGCCGACTTCACCATCCACCAGGAAGTCCACTGTGGACCTTCGGAGGGTGACAGGGTGGGCGTCGTCGCGGACGTCACGCTGGCACCGTACGATCTGGAGAACGAGCGGCCGAGGCGGTTGACCACGGCGGAACGTGACTTCTTGGCAAGCTGGCGGTCCGGGGGCGACGAGGGTGTCTGA
- a CDS encoding glycoside hydrolase family 13 protein has product MPTHADGPWWQNAVFYQVYVRSFADSDGDGVGDLDGIRSRLGYLELLGVDALWLTPFYTSPMADHGYDVADPRDVDPVFGDLQKFDLLVAEAHERGIRVTIDLVPNHTSDQHPWFAEAVRAGPGSPERDRYWFRQGAYPPNNWTSIFGGPAWTQLPDGDWYLHLFAPEQPDLNWANPEVAADLERTLRFWLDRGVDGFRIDVAHGMAKPESLPDMDPSVIAQGSGILHDNAVDPRFDNEGVHEIHRMIRKVLDGYPDTMAVGEIWVKGDDRFARYVRPDELHLGFNFRLVGADFDADAVRTAIEGSLRAAGDSTPTWTLSNHDVVRHVTRYGDGELGVRRARAMTMVELALPGSVYLYNGEELGLATVELPEWALQDPIWKRSGHTQRGRDGSRIPVPWEGSEPPYGFSTTADTWLPMPLEWAPLTVEAQLEDEDSTLSLYRHGIEIRKTHPAFAGTEIEWYGAPAGCFAFRRKGGGLICALNTSPAPVPVPPGEVLLASLPLVDGQLPPDAAVWLV; this is encoded by the coding sequence GTGCCAACACACGCCGACGGACCTTGGTGGCAGAACGCGGTTTTCTACCAGGTCTACGTCAGATCCTTCGCCGACTCGGACGGCGACGGGGTCGGTGACCTCGACGGGATCCGGTCTCGGCTGGGCTATCTGGAACTGCTCGGCGTCGACGCCCTGTGGCTGACGCCGTTCTACACCTCCCCGATGGCCGACCACGGTTACGACGTCGCCGACCCGCGTGACGTCGACCCGGTCTTCGGGGACCTGCAGAAGTTCGACCTGCTGGTCGCGGAGGCACACGAGCGCGGCATCCGGGTGACGATCGACCTGGTGCCCAACCACACCAGCGACCAGCACCCCTGGTTCGCCGAGGCGGTGCGGGCAGGACCTGGTTCGCCGGAACGCGACCGCTACTGGTTCCGGCAGGGGGCGTACCCGCCCAACAACTGGACGAGCATCTTCGGCGGGCCCGCGTGGACCCAGTTGCCCGACGGCGACTGGTACCTGCACCTGTTCGCGCCCGAACAGCCGGATCTGAACTGGGCCAACCCGGAAGTGGCCGCCGACCTGGAGCGCACGCTGCGGTTCTGGCTCGACCGCGGTGTCGACGGGTTCCGCATCGACGTGGCGCACGGCATGGCCAAGCCGGAGTCGTTGCCGGACATGGATCCGTCGGTGATCGCGCAGGGATCCGGGATCCTGCACGACAACGCCGTGGACCCGAGGTTCGACAACGAGGGCGTGCACGAGATCCACCGGATGATCCGCAAGGTGCTCGACGGCTACCCGGACACCATGGCGGTCGGCGAGATCTGGGTGAAAGGCGACGACCGGTTCGCCCGGTACGTGCGCCCGGACGAACTGCACCTCGGCTTCAACTTCAGGCTCGTGGGCGCGGACTTCGACGCCGACGCGGTCCGCACGGCCATCGAGGGCTCCTTGCGGGCGGCCGGGGACAGCACGCCCACGTGGACACTGTCCAACCATGACGTCGTACGGCACGTGACGCGATACGGCGACGGGGAACTCGGCGTGCGCCGTGCACGCGCGATGACGATGGTCGAGCTGGCGCTGCCAGGGTCCGTGTACTTGTACAACGGCGAGGAACTGGGCCTGGCGACTGTCGAACTGCCGGAGTGGGCGTTGCAGGACCCGATCTGGAAGCGGTCGGGGCACACGCAGCGCGGCCGTGACGGCAGCCGGATTCCCGTTCCCTGGGAGGGATCTGAGCCGCCGTACGGGTTCTCCACGACCGCCGACACGTGGCTGCCGATGCCGCTGGAGTGGGCGCCGCTGACGGTGGAGGCGCAGCTCGAGGACGAGGACTCCACGCTGTCGCTGTACCGGCACGGCATCGAGATCCGCAAGACGCATCCGGCGTTCGCCGGGACCGAGATCGAGTGGTACGGCGCCCCGGCCGGGTGTTTCGCGTTCCGCCGCAAAGGCGGCGGGCTGATCTGCGCGTTGAACACGTCGCCCGCGCCCGTCCCGGTGCCGCCGGGCGAGGTGCTGCTGGCCAGCCTCCCGCTCGTGGACGGCCAGCTCCCCCCGGACGCGGCGGTCTGGCTGGTCTGA
- a CDS encoding globin: protein MTQAQSFYQAVGGEETFHRIVARFYAEVAKDEILRPMYPEEDLGPAEERLRLFLMQYWGGPHTYSDNRGHPRLRMRHAPFQVGPIQRDAWLRCMRIAVDEAGLSEEHRAQLWNYLEMAANSLLNSWT from the coding sequence GTGACGCAGGCGCAGAGTTTCTACCAGGCCGTCGGCGGCGAAGAGACGTTCCACCGGATCGTCGCGAGGTTCTACGCCGAGGTAGCCAAGGACGAGATCCTCCGACCGATGTACCCGGAGGAGGACCTCGGCCCGGCCGAGGAGCGGTTGCGGCTGTTCCTGATGCAGTACTGGGGCGGTCCGCACACGTACTCCGACAACCGCGGTCACCCTCGGTTGCGGATGCGGCACGCACCGTTCCAGGTCGGGCCGATCCAGCGCGACGCATGGCTGAGATGCATGCGGATCGCGGTCGACGAGGCCGGGCTGTCGGAAGAACACCGGGCACAGTTGTGGAACTACCTCGAGATGGCGGCGAACAGCCTGCTCAACAGCTGGACCTGA
- a CDS encoding mechanosensitive ion channel family protein, with product MNPLGLEPPTCVKEDGTLCKAVFQMTDNSWVAGAVHWLANAPLRILIILVVAFVIRFMARRTIDRLAKGASNGKTPRLLRPLKERAPQAVGALVSERRQQRAQTIGSVMKSLVSFLVYGLAFILILGEIGIDLGPIIASAGIVGVAIGFGAQNLVKDFLSGVFMMLEDQYGVGDIVDVGPATGTIESVGLRVTTLRDVNGTVWYVRNGEILRVGNSSQGFAVAVVDIPLAYSADIESATEVIRRIMTDEVAVAPVSEDVLEPPELLGVDKVTPESITVRLTVKVRAGRQWAVQRALRARIIPALEEAGIEPPLGRLYGQQK from the coding sequence ATGAATCCCCTAGGTCTCGAGCCCCCCACCTGTGTGAAAGAGGACGGAACACTGTGCAAGGCGGTGTTCCAGATGACCGACAACTCCTGGGTGGCGGGGGCGGTGCACTGGCTGGCCAACGCGCCGCTGCGGATCCTCATCATCCTGGTGGTGGCGTTCGTCATCCGCTTCATGGCCCGGCGCACCATCGACCGGCTCGCCAAGGGCGCCAGCAACGGCAAGACCCCCCGGCTCCTGCGGCCGCTCAAGGAACGGGCCCCGCAGGCCGTCGGCGCGCTGGTCTCCGAGCGGCGCCAGCAGCGCGCGCAGACCATCGGCTCGGTGATGAAGTCGCTGGTCTCGTTCCTGGTCTACGGCCTGGCGTTCATCCTGATCCTCGGTGAGATCGGGATCGACCTCGGGCCGATCATCGCCTCGGCCGGGATCGTCGGTGTCGCGATCGGGTTCGGCGCGCAGAACCTGGTCAAGGACTTCCTGTCCGGCGTGTTCATGATGCTGGAGGACCAGTACGGCGTCGGCGACATCGTCGACGTGGGCCCCGCGACGGGGACCATCGAATCCGTCGGGCTGCGCGTCACCACGCTGCGCGACGTGAACGGCACGGTCTGGTACGTGCGCAACGGCGAGATCCTCCGGGTCGGAAACTCCAGCCAGGGTTTCGCGGTCGCCGTGGTGGACATCCCGCTGGCCTACAGCGCGGACATCGAGTCCGCGACCGAGGTGATCAGGCGCATCATGACCGACGAGGTCGCGGTCGCGCCGGTGTCCGAGGACGTGCTGGAGCCACCAGAGCTGCTGGGTGTGGACAAAGTCACACCGGAGAGCATCACCGTACGGCTGACGGTGAAGGTCCGCGCGGGCAGGCAGTGGGCTGTGCAGCGCGCGTTGCGCGCGCGCATCATCCCGGCGCTGGAGGAAGCAGGCATCGAACCGCCCCTCGGCCGTCTCTACGGCCAGCAGAAGTAG
- a CDS encoding HNH endonuclease, translating to MLDRKPTPISGAKPGATGTVNASLTTLHPQLPVAEQRTASTVSTGPPAFPEPMAAPVAPWGRRRVLLLNATFEPLTALPLRRAVVLVVCGKAEVVHGDPTGIVMHSATSGVEIPSVIRLSNYVRVPYRGRVPLTRAGLMHRDRYRCAYCGGRAETIDHVVPRSRGGPHTWQNCVASCARCNHKKADKLLSELGWRLRVVPAAPRGPHWRLLAGVADADPLWLPYLGEPAA from the coding sequence GTGCTCGACCGAAAACCGACTCCGATCAGCGGCGCGAAACCCGGTGCAACCGGCACCGTGAACGCGTCGCTGACAACGCTGCACCCGCAACTGCCAGTGGCGGAGCAGCGCACGGCGTCGACCGTATCGACGGGACCGCCTGCGTTCCCGGAACCCATGGCGGCGCCGGTGGCGCCGTGGGGCCGGCGCAGAGTCCTGTTACTCAACGCCACGTTCGAACCACTCACCGCGTTGCCGCTGCGGCGAGCAGTCGTACTGGTGGTCTGTGGCAAAGCTGAGGTCGTGCACGGCGATCCGACCGGAATCGTGATGCATTCCGCCACGTCGGGCGTGGAGATCCCGTCGGTGATCAGGCTGAGCAACTACGTGCGCGTGCCCTACAGGGGGCGTGTGCCGTTGACTCGCGCCGGCTTGATGCACCGTGACCGCTACAGATGCGCTTACTGCGGCGGTCGGGCGGAAACTATAGATCACGTCGTGCCGCGCAGCCGCGGGGGTCCCCACACGTGGCAGAACTGTGTGGCCAGCTGCGCGAGGTGCAACCACAAGAAGGCGGACAAGCTGCTGAGCGAGCTGGGCTGGCGGCTGAGGGTCGTGCCCGCGGCGCCACGCGGGCCGCACTGGCGCCTGCTCGCTGGAGTAGCCGACGCCGATCCGCTCTGGCTGCCCTACCTGGGCGAGCCGGCCGCCTGA
- a CDS encoding DUF5130 family protein — MAAGEVVKAGPAVIDESQLPEGTVVTNTGRLSIARPYEEATPPLPFTPVQLSRLDEALTLASRAAKLAFSVYLGPLGDGATPDTRAEAERMHATSGDVSNSVLIAVSPGQRVVELVTGEEASRRLPDRGLKLVVMALVASFKEGDLVGGLVSGLRMLADQAGTPVHPS; from the coding sequence GTGGCAGCTGGTGAGGTCGTCAAGGCCGGCCCGGCCGTCATCGACGAGTCGCAGCTTCCGGAAGGCACGGTCGTCACGAACACCGGACGGCTGTCCATCGCGCGGCCCTACGAGGAGGCCACGCCTCCGTTGCCGTTCACGCCCGTGCAGCTGTCCCGGTTGGACGAGGCGCTGACGCTGGCGTCCCGCGCGGCGAAGCTGGCCTTCAGCGTCTACCTGGGACCGCTCGGCGACGGCGCCACGCCCGACACCAGGGCGGAAGCCGAGCGCATGCACGCGACCAGCGGCGACGTGAGCAACTCCGTGCTGATCGCGGTGTCGCCCGGGCAGCGCGTGGTCGAACTCGTCACCGGTGAGGAAGCCTCCCGCCGCCTGCCCGACCGCGGCCTCAAACTGGTCGTGATGGCGCTGGTCGCGTCCTTCAAGGAAGGCGACCTGGTCGGCGGTCTCGTCAGCGGCCTGCGGATGCTGGCCGACCAGGCAGGCACCCCAGTCCACCCCTCGTGA